The proteins below are encoded in one region of bacterium:
- a CDS encoding ABC transporter permease, protein MFQNYFKIALRNLLKHKSYSLINITGLSIGMACCMLMLLYIQDELSYDRFNEKADRVYRIVASNSGDGQPTNANGAFSWAPAMRTDFSREVEHAVRFRKMGWNEKRVIAYGENRFYEPNLFFADADVFDVFTFPFINGDAHTALVRPNTLVITESMSRKYFGDQSALGKTLAIDANNDGQFTGYEVTGVIKDLPSNSHIQFDFLASFSSLKGRIEGWGFDPVFTYVLLASSTSKSEMESRFDAFLKKHMKEPWYSISLQPLPEIRLHSKLRAELTPNGDMRYIYIFSAIAVFILVIACINFMNLATARSAQRAREVGMRKVLGAYRSQLIRQFLSEALMLSFLSTIISFGLIELFLPVFNNISGKRMTIDFLSNLPMLGGLIITGLAGGLATGSYPAFFLSAFQPIEVLKGKLKSGSAWTAWFRKGLVIFQFAISVILIIGTLAVSDQMQLIRRFNLGFDRDQIVILPVNDGIRQNVAAFRTAMLNNAGVQNMTMTEQVPARSGNGNDYIVEGLPEELGLHRYFVDYYFLQTYGIPLVAGRNFDDMRPSDATDAFLVNETFLREAGWKSPEMALGKSVKTNWGGQVIKGVIVGVTKDFQLFSFREEVTPLAINMRPLENLNFISLRIATDGYASVLNHIESVWNQFSPDYPFDYYFLNDDFDRLHRADEQLGRVFAYFASLAIFIACLGLFGLAAFTTEQRTKEIGIRKVLGASVGGIVTLLSKDFVKLVIIAGIVACPAAYYMMQQWQADFVYKAPLSALTFLVAMGLALLIALATVSYQAIKAATSNPVKTLKYE, encoded by the coding sequence ATGTTCCAAAATTATTTTAAGATTGCCTTGCGCAATCTTCTGAAACACAAGTCATATTCATTGATCAATATTACCGGTCTGTCCATTGGAATGGCGTGCTGCATGTTGATGCTGTTATACATTCAGGATGAACTTAGTTACGACCGGTTTAACGAAAAAGCGGACCGTGTGTACCGGATTGTAGCCAGTAACAGCGGAGACGGACAGCCAACCAATGCGAACGGTGCATTTTCCTGGGCTCCGGCGATGCGTACGGATTTTAGCCGGGAAGTTGAACACGCCGTTCGTTTTCGGAAAATGGGATGGAATGAAAAACGGGTAATCGCTTACGGTGAAAACCGTTTTTATGAACCCAATCTTTTTTTTGCTGATGCTGACGTATTCGATGTATTCACATTTCCGTTTATCAATGGCGATGCTCATACGGCGCTTGTGAGGCCCAATACGTTAGTAATTACCGAATCTATGTCTCGGAAGTATTTCGGCGATCAGTCAGCGCTTGGCAAGACATTGGCCATCGACGCCAATAACGACGGACAATTTACAGGTTACGAAGTAACGGGCGTTATCAAAGATTTGCCGTCCAATTCGCACATTCAATTTGATTTCCTGGCTTCGTTTTCAAGCCTTAAAGGGCGTATCGAAGGCTGGGGATTTGATCCGGTTTTTACGTACGTGTTGCTCGCGTCGAGCACTTCTAAATCGGAAATGGAATCAAGATTCGACGCGTTTTTAAAAAAACACATGAAAGAACCATGGTATTCGATCAGTCTTCAACCTCTGCCTGAAATTCGGCTTCACTCTAAATTACGGGCCGAATTAACGCCCAATGGCGACATGCGTTATATATATATATTTTCGGCCATTGCCGTTTTTATTCTGGTGATCGCATGTATCAATTTTATGAATCTTGCGACGGCTCGCTCGGCCCAACGCGCACGTGAAGTCGGTATGCGGAAAGTGCTTGGTGCATACCGATCTCAATTGATCCGGCAATTTCTCAGTGAAGCTTTGATGTTGAGCTTTTTGTCGACGATAATCAGCTTTGGATTGATTGAATTATTCCTCCCGGTTTTCAATAATATTTCCGGAAAACGCATGACCATTGATTTTCTTTCCAATCTGCCGATGCTTGGTGGTTTAATAATCACAGGTTTGGCGGGTGGGCTTGCCACAGGAAGTTATCCTGCATTTTTTCTTTCGGCATTTCAACCGATTGAAGTGCTGAAAGGCAAACTGAAGAGTGGAAGCGCGTGGACGGCATGGTTTCGAAAAGGTTTAGTGATTTTCCAATTTGCAATTTCGGTTATTCTGATTATTGGAACACTGGCTGTATCGGATCAAATGCAGTTGATTCGTCGATTTAATCTTGGTTTTGATCGTGATCAGATTGTCATTTTGCCGGTTAATGACGGCATTCGTCAGAACGTAGCAGCATTTCGTACGGCTATGCTGAACAACGCAGGCGTGCAAAATATGACGATGACTGAGCAGGTGCCGGCTCGTTCCGGAAATGGTAATGACTATATAGTCGAGGGATTACCTGAAGAACTAGGATTACACCGCTATTTTGTAGATTATTATTTTCTGCAAACGTACGGCATTCCGTTGGTTGCCGGGCGTAACTTCGATGACATGCGTCCTTCCGATGCCACTGATGCATTTCTGGTCAACGAAACATTTTTACGTGAAGCCGGGTGGAAATCTCCGGAGATGGCTCTGGGCAAATCCGTTAAAACGAATTGGGGCGGTCAGGTTATTAAAGGCGTCATTGTCGGAGTAACTAAGGATTTTCAATTATTTTCATTCAGGGAGGAAGTAACGCCGTTGGCCATCAACATGCGGCCGTTAGAAAATTTAAATTTTATTTCCCTTCGCATTGCTACCGACGGATATGCATCCGTTCTGAATCATATTGAATCTGTGTGGAATCAATTTTCTCCCGATTACCCGTTTGATTACTACTTCCTCAATGACGATTTCGATCGATTACATCGGGCCGATGAACAACTTGGCCGCGTATTCGCTTATTTTGCGTCTCTTGCAATTTTTATTGCATGCCTTGGCCTTTTCGGATTGGCTGCATTCACGACCGAGCAGCGCACAAAAGAAATAGGTATCCGAAAAGTACTGGGTGCGAGCGTGGGTGGTATCGTGACTTTGTTATCAAAGGATTTTGTCAAGCTGGTGATCATTGCGGGCATAGTGGCTTGCCCGGCAGCTTATTATATGATGCAACAATGGCAGGCTGATTTCGTTTACAAAGCGCCGTTAAGCGCTTTAACATTTCTGGTAGCAATGGGATTAGCTCTGCTGATCGCTCTTGCAACCGTAAGTTATCAGGCGATAAAAGCCGCTACTTCTAATCCCGTAAAAACTTTGAAATACGAATAG
- a CDS encoding ABC transporter permease → MFRNYFKIAVRNLWKQKTYSFINIAGLSVGLAAFILIFMYVKEEIRYDAFHEKGSRIYRMYYERQDESNFVSAPALPTGVGATLKNDIPGIESVVRFYATKPILTIGDQPFREDAFYFTDHGVFEMFSFPLITGDPKTALSEPFSIVLTETMAKKYFGDKDPVGKIVRYENQYDMKVTGVMKDIPKTSHLQFDCLASFLSLQEILRYLLKERVLNDWVMWSFNTYVLLPENLSPAELETPFRAFLDKNVEAPENKKLKLGLQPLMDIHLKSNLKNGDTPTNSDIKNIYIFAMVGFFVLLLSCINFTNLSIARSGARLKEVGLRKVVGAQRGQLIRQFFGESTLYCAVSFALSLLWVELLIPAFNDLSGRQYTLSSSISGLEWAILSIVLMIVASVAGGYPSLFLSSFRPASILKGNFKMKSRTGLRRILIMAQFTISIALMIATLVVHRQLQFMQNSKLDLANDQIVVMPLSEGIKKQYEAFKQELLKNPSIVDMSAASSVPGRGQFHQTYHAEGANEGDNLFWSTVITDHEFVKTYGIEISSGRDFSESIATDASEAFILNETAALQLGWTEPLGKEITLLNETPPLKGRVIGLVRDFHFRSMKEQIEPLVIRIQSFWHRVVSIRIHSSGISETMTSLESVWKQFAPDRPFEYSFIDQEFEKFYRSEERLSDLFLYFSILAIGIACLGLFGLASYSAEQRTKEIGIRKILGASVPRLIALLSKEFTLLVVLANIIAWPAAYFFMSRWLQDFAYRTPVTVDIFVIAALMALLIAFLTVSGQALKAATSNPAEILKYE, encoded by the coding sequence ATGTTCCGAAACTATTTCAAAATTGCCGTGCGCAATTTATGGAAGCAGAAGACATATTCGTTTATCAATATCGCCGGATTAAGCGTCGGCCTGGCCGCGTTTATTTTGATCTTTATGTATGTGAAAGAGGAAATCCGCTATGATGCGTTTCACGAAAAAGGCTCCCGCATTTACCGGATGTATTATGAAAGACAAGATGAAAGTAATTTTGTCAGCGCTCCGGCATTACCAACCGGTGTAGGCGCAACGCTCAAAAACGATATTCCCGGGATAGAATCGGTCGTACGATTCTACGCAACAAAACCCATCTTAACAATCGGGGATCAACCGTTCAGAGAAGACGCGTTTTATTTTACCGATCACGGCGTGTTCGAAATGTTTTCTTTTCCGTTGATTACGGGGGATCCGAAGACCGCTTTGTCTGAACCGTTTTCAATCGTGCTGACTGAAACAATGGCCAAAAAATATTTCGGCGATAAGGATCCTGTCGGTAAAATTGTTCGTTATGAAAATCAGTACGATATGAAAGTAACTGGAGTAATGAAAGATATTCCAAAAACCTCTCATCTTCAATTCGACTGTCTTGCCTCCTTCCTTTCATTACAGGAAATTCTGAGATACTTGTTAAAGGAACGGGTGCTCAATGACTGGGTGATGTGGTCATTTAATACGTACGTATTGCTGCCTGAAAATTTATCGCCGGCCGAATTGGAAACTCCTTTCCGGGCTTTTCTGGATAAAAATGTCGAAGCGCCTGAAAATAAAAAATTGAAACTTGGGCTTCAGCCGCTTATGGATATTCACCTAAAGTCCAACCTTAAAAACGGTGATACTCCCACCAATAGCGACATTAAAAATATTTATATTTTTGCAATGGTAGGGTTTTTTGTATTGCTATTGTCATGCATCAATTTTACGAACCTTTCGATTGCCCGGTCAGGCGCGCGTTTAAAAGAAGTAGGCTTACGAAAAGTTGTAGGGGCACAACGTGGCCAGTTGATCCGTCAATTTTTTGGGGAGTCAACTTTGTATTGTGCGGTATCTTTTGCATTGTCATTATTATGGGTGGAATTGCTTATTCCGGCATTCAACGATTTGTCTGGGCGTCAGTACACATTGAGCTCTAGTATCTCCGGATTGGAGTGGGCCATATTATCAATCGTGCTGATGATAGTAGCGTCTGTTGCCGGAGGATATCCCTCACTGTTTTTGTCCTCATTTCGTCCGGCTTCAATTTTAAAAGGCAATTTTAAAATGAAGTCGCGTACAGGATTGCGGCGCATTTTGATTATGGCCCAGTTTACAATTTCAATCGCCCTGATGATTGCGACATTGGTCGTTCATAGGCAGTTACAATTTATGCAGAATTCCAAACTCGATCTGGCTAATGATCAAATCGTTGTGATGCCGCTGTCTGAAGGAATTAAAAAACAATACGAGGCTTTTAAACAGGAGCTGCTTAAAAATCCGTCCATTGTCGATATGTCGGCGGCTTCATCTGTTCCGGGCCGCGGTCAATTTCACCAAACGTATCATGCGGAAGGTGCCAATGAAGGCGATAATTTATTTTGGTCGACGGTGATTACTGATCATGAGTTTGTCAAAACGTATGGAATTGAAATTTCCAGCGGCCGCGATTTTTCGGAAAGTATCGCTACAGATGCCAGCGAAGCTTTTATCCTCAACGAAACCGCAGCGTTACAACTTGGATGGACCGAACCGCTCGGCAAGGAAATTACATTACTGAATGAAACACCGCCTCTTAAAGGGCGTGTGATCGGTTTGGTCAGAGATTTTCATTTCCGGTCGATGAAAGAACAAATTGAACCGCTGGTGATTCGTATCCAGTCATTCTGGCATCGAGTTGTTTCGATCCGTATACACAGTTCAGGAATATCTGAAACGATGACTTCACTCGAATCGGTTTGGAAGCAATTTGCTCCAGATCGCCCTTTTGAATATTCTTTCATTGATCAGGAATTTGAAAAATTCTATCGATCAGAGGAACGATTATCCGACTTGTTTCTTTATTTTTCCATTCTGGCTATCGGTATTGCTTGCCTGGGGCTTTTCGGATTAGCGTCGTATTCTGCTGAACAACGGACAAAAGAAATCGGTATCCGTAAAATATTAGGCGCAAGCGTGCCGCGTTTAATTGCTTTATTGTCTAAAGAATTCACGCTGCTGGTTGTTCTTGCCAATATCATTGCGTGGCCGGCGGCGTACTTTTTTATGAGCCGTTGGTTACAGGATTTTGCGTATCGAACTCCCGTGACTGTGGATATCTTTGTCATTGCAGCCCTTATGGCATTATTGATTGCCTTTTTGACTGTAAGCGGTCAGGCATTGAAAGCAGCGACCTCGAATCCTGCAGAAATTTTGAAATACGAATAA
- a CDS encoding ABC transporter permease — protein sequence MFDNYLKIAFRNLVKHKHYSLINIFGLSVGLAVCTLMVMYIQHEFSYDQFHSENNKIYRVVNYLQLDPTSNFARTAPLLAPTLKSDFSEIEASGRLFKFIGNVRSGDRQFQENSFFFADPDIFKIFSFEWIEEKPSAAQERPNTVVLSASAAKKYFGDQNAVGQILMIRDSIPLTVAGVVQDMPTNSHFHFDFLASFATWKAMAPERQLNTWRNNIYYTYIKLHDAAFRYSLEQQLPFFVKKYIDPEGSVQLDLQPLTGIHLNSHLKNELEPNGSLQNTYIFSAIAFFVLLLACINYMNMATARSMHRMKEIGLRKVVGAGRGELIRQYLGESILLCAISFLIALGLVEWVLPYFNSFTGKDLSLQWLSNPVMALIVVLLVMTVGLLAGIYPALYLSGLKPSESLKGRSGLANRSTLGVRKVLIIFQFTAAVALMIGTGVVYQQLQFVRSQNLGFEKEQIVVVPFLWDKLVQDRYETLKKELISESSILSVTATGDIPGRMSTHMSYWTEGMNDDESLGINLLTVDPDFVKTYQSKILAGRDFFNDSQADWKTSFIVNEAAVRQSGWSSAQDAIGKRFAMNEDGRIIGVINDFHFNSLHETIEPLVLAIWPSWNGYVSIRVDMNRASDAVTAIQSIWKKVLPTRPCEYFFLNDDLDRQYRADEKFSATVMIFAAMSVFIACLGLLALASFATQQRTKEIGIRKVLGATVPGIVVEMSKDFMKLVVTANVVAWPIAYYTMSVWLEDFAYRISVGIGIFLLATVVSLALAFITVSALSMRAANANPVSALKYE from the coding sequence ATGTTCGACAATTATCTGAAAATTGCTTTCCGAAATCTTGTTAAGCACAAACATTACAGTTTGATCAATATTTTTGGACTTTCGGTAGGCCTTGCCGTGTGTACGCTGATGGTGATGTACATTCAACATGAATTTTCTTACGATCAATTCCATTCGGAGAATAATAAAATTTACCGTGTGGTCAATTATCTCCAATTAGATCCCACATCTAATTTTGCCCGTACTGCTCCATTACTTGCTCCGACATTGAAGAGCGATTTCAGTGAAATCGAGGCTTCCGGCCGGTTATTCAAATTCATTGGCAATGTTCGTTCAGGTGATCGTCAATTTCAGGAAAACAGTTTCTTTTTTGCTGATCCGGATATTTTCAAAATTTTTTCATTTGAATGGATCGAGGAAAAACCATCGGCCGCTCAAGAAAGACCTAATACGGTCGTCTTAAGTGCATCGGCCGCTAAAAAATATTTTGGTGATCAGAATGCCGTCGGTCAAATTCTGATGATCCGTGACTCGATTCCGCTGACCGTGGCCGGCGTGGTTCAGGATATGCCGACAAATTCACATTTTCATTTTGATTTTCTTGCATCGTTTGCAACGTGGAAAGCCATGGCGCCGGAACGGCAATTGAACACGTGGCGTAATAACATTTATTATACCTATATCAAATTGCACGATGCGGCTTTCAGGTACAGTCTGGAGCAACAACTGCCGTTTTTTGTCAAAAAGTACATCGATCCGGAAGGATCGGTCCAACTTGATTTACAGCCGCTTACCGGCATTCATTTAAACTCACATCTGAAGAATGAACTCGAGCCAAACGGCAGTCTTCAGAACACGTATATTTTTTCCGCCATCGCTTTTTTCGTCCTTCTGTTGGCTTGCATTAATTATATGAATATGGCGACAGCACGCTCGATGCATCGTATGAAAGAAATCGGTTTACGTAAAGTCGTCGGTGCCGGCCGCGGCGAATTGATTCGGCAATATCTGGGAGAAAGCATCTTGCTTTGTGCGATATCGTTTCTAATTGCATTGGGTCTGGTTGAATGGGTTTTACCTTATTTTAATTCTTTTACAGGCAAAGATCTTTCGTTGCAATGGCTGTCAAATCCAGTAATGGCATTGATAGTCGTGCTGCTGGTTATGACAGTAGGTTTGCTGGCGGGAATTTATCCGGCGCTCTATTTGTCCGGATTAAAACCTTCGGAATCCTTAAAAGGGCGTAGCGGTTTAGCAAACCGTTCGACTCTCGGGGTTCGGAAAGTACTGATCATTTTCCAATTTACAGCCGCGGTAGCTTTGATGATCGGAACAGGCGTCGTTTACCAACAACTTCAATTTGTACGATCGCAGAATCTCGGGTTTGAAAAAGAACAAATCGTTGTAGTTCCGTTTTTGTGGGACAAACTTGTTCAGGATCGCTACGAAACGCTCAAAAAAGAATTAATTTCCGAATCGTCGATCCTGAGTGTGACGGCGACCGGCGATATTCCGGGGCGAATGTCCACGCACATGAGCTATTGGACTGAAGGGATGAATGACGATGAATCGCTGGGAATCAATTTACTTACCGTCGATCCGGATTTTGTCAAAACCTATCAATCTAAAATTCTGGCCGGTCGCGATTTTTTTAACGATTCACAAGCTGATTGGAAAACAAGTTTTATCGTCAATGAAGCGGCTGTGCGACAATCCGGATGGTCGTCAGCGCAAGATGCCATCGGAAAACGGTTTGCGATGAACGAGGATGGACGGATTATCGGCGTGATCAACGATTTCCATTTTAATTCTCTGCATGAAACGATCGAACCACTTGTTTTGGCCATTTGGCCGTCATGGAATGGTTATGTTTCGATACGGGTTGATATGAACCGTGCGTCCGATGCCGTCACGGCGATCCAGAGTATTTGGAAAAAAGTTTTACCGACGCGTCCGTGTGAATATTTTTTCCTGAACGACGATCTCGATCGTCAATATCGTGCTGACGAAAAATTCAGCGCCACTGTGATGATCTTTGCGGCTATGTCAGTGTTTATTGCGTGCCTCGGATTGCTTGCGCTGGCATCGTTCGCGACCCAGCAGAGAACAAAAGAAATCGGTATTCGTAAAGTATTAGGCGCTACCGTTCCGGGAATTGTTGTCGAAATGTCCAAAGATTTCATGAAGCTTGTTGTAACCGCTAACGTCGTTGCGTGGCCGATTGCGTATTATACTATGTCCGTTTGGCTCGAGGATTTTGCGTATAGAATTTCAGTAGGTATAGGTATTTTTTTATTAGCGACCGTTGTCAGTCTTGCTTTGGCCTTCATCACGGTCAGCGCGTTGTCCATGCGGGCGGCAAATGCCAATCCCGTAAGTGCTCTGAAATACGAATAA